The Vigna angularis cultivar LongXiaoDou No.4 chromosome 6, ASM1680809v1, whole genome shotgun sequence genome contains the following window.
tttttatctatttttaatgACTAAAGACTTGTTAAGCATTCTAATAACCAATGTGACATCTGAATCTTCATTTAACATTGAGTCTGAGAATGTGAAAACAACTATGTGTACTTCtaattgaaagcatgaatttgTTGTTATGGATAATTACTTAACTTGATACTATttgttattgtattatttttattgtaaatttatatatagttattatttgtgtttattgtaaatttatatatagttattatttGTGTTTCCGTCGTAGATGATggagaaaatattgattataaaaatgTGTTGCTAAATGAAAGATCACGTCCAACGTTATGGACATGGAAGATGAAGAATGATAAACTATCACAGTGTTAAAGTTTTCTTGAggaacttttatttaaaaaaattaatttatttgaggtttttttttaagtttttattattatttttaaatctaagttttcttttttgctttttaTGCAAAGGAAGAAGGAGAGCCATAGAGTGGAGGAGCTGGAAATATTGTTGGACATATATTTGCATTTTACTGAACtctttaaaattagaaaaaatatttttttaataattttttgacaacttATGTGATAATTTATATTGgtctgttttaaatatataaatcaattaaataaataatgatatatattctatttgaaaataaaaaacgaacTAAACTGATCCACATTGCTACCTTCAACcttttacatttatattaaaatgttgaggttaatgtatgatttgaaagaaaattttgtattttattcaaCAAGTCACCTCATGTCTAAATCCACCTCTTATAAATACACATCAATGGCCAATTGGTTGAAAGGGTTATTCATGTGCAAACAAACTTTCACAGTACTATAATACTAATACCAGTACCATATGACCAAACTATTCAAATTTGACTAattcaaaatcaataaataaataaaagatatcaCCATCTAACAAACTCTTTTTCatgtatattttaatgttaattgaaatttattcaaaatcatAAGATCCTAACACctgaaatttgtatttgtattttatttttaattgataataaaacGTGTGTTCAAAGGAGCGTTTTAGAATATTAggaacatttattttataaaataggtTAGGAATGTTCTTCAAACACAAAAACTACTTCTACTAATACAATACAGTTTAATTTGAATATTCTATTCTGCTACTAATATGTAGCTTGTAACGAACTGTAAAAGTTAAGAAAACTATGAATGATACTGTATTTCAgtttgtcttattttatttaagaacttaaaaatattgagatacttatatatatatatatatatatatatatatatatatttagattcaTTACTTTCTTGTTgacttattttaaaaagatttactTAAAGGTCTAGGTTTAGGCTTCTAAAAAGGTCACGTATTAATTAGAATTAAGAAGTAGGGCGATATGACTTTATAAAACGTAATATAGTCTAAATTAAATTACCATTTTCAGTGCTttggaaataatatttattttaaataattaatttggtaATGAGATTTTTTAAAGAGATAATGATGTAAATTTGCAAGATTAAACTAAGATTTATTTTTCCGAAATTATGGAAATGTTAAATTTTGGTTGGTTGAACTATTCCTCTTATTTTACACATAGAAAAGGCGATTTTAACGTTACACAACAATATCACACatgatcaaattattttttaccagaattttcaatttatacatTTTGTTTACTTATTTCAAAGATTGGCTTACCTTATCAACTTAAAATCTGGAGTTGAATTAGGACCCTTTTTACCAAACCCTAACAGCACCAACGGTgactcatttttcttcttcttttccttggtgaaatttgagtattttttttttctacaccgtaattcatttcattttacaGATTATTCTACATCCAAACCAttataaattcaacaaaattttttgaattgagaaaaaatatgaattttatttcaaaattattaaaatgcatcatcctcattttttttcttttgaatttgaaGTAAGACTtcagtaaaatatatatatttttgcaCAAAACAACAAAACTACGTTTTCCAATAATGTATCGTTACGCAAGTTTTACAAACTGCCAGAGAATATCTCCTTTCACATTagtcatatttttttcttataaaaaaaatataaaaatcagcAAACAGATAGCATGTCATTCCGTTTTAAAAAAAGCTCCACAGTTTTGGGTGTTTCGTagaaaagcaaaagacaaaGACAGGAACAAAAGATCCTTATTTTGAAGGCATATCCAAGGCAGTGTCGTCTTTTACTTTATTACCCCTCACTCACCTCTTAATTAAGTAACTTAACTGCATCTCCTTTATGACCTCGACTAAGCAACTTTAACTCATAACTACTATCACTTTTTCTTTCACTGTTTTCTAATTCCGCTCACCGGAGATGGCTCTCCGGCGAGTATCCCTGTCActtttccttctcttcctcctcatctccGTCAGCTTCGGAAAGAAGCACAAATTCTCCGGTCCGATAAAAACCGTGGTGGTGATAGTGATGGAGAACCGCTCCTTTGACCACGTCCTTGGGTGGCTCAAACCCTCGCGCCCCGACATCGACGGCCTCACCGGCACCGAATCGAACCCTCTCTCCGTTGAGGACGCCGCCTCCCCCTCCGTCACCGTCTCCGACGACGCCCTCTTCATCGACGTCGACCCCGGCCACTCGTTCCAAGCAATCCGCGAGCAAATCTTCGGATCGAACGACACAACCGCAAATCCGGCCCCTATGAACGGCTTCGCGCAGCAAGCGGAGTTCATCCTTCCCGGCATGGCCAAAACAGTCATGAGCGGCTTCAAACCCGAAACCCTCCCCGTCTACACCAAACTGGCCACCGATTTTGCCGTTTTTGACAAGTGGTTCGCTTCGGTTCCGGCCTCGACCCAACCGAACCGGTTCTACATCCACTCTGCCACCTCCCACGGCGCCATGAGCAACGTCAAGAAGAACCTCGTCCTCGGCTTCCCCCAGAAAACCATCTTCGACTCCCTCAACGAGAACGGCCTCACCTTCGGCATCTACTACCAGAACATTCCCGCCACACTCTTCTTCAAGAGCCTCCGCAAGATCAAGAACGCGGTGAAGTTCCACGACTACGCCCTCAAGTTCAAGAAGCATGCCCAGAAGGGGAATCTCccgaactatgtggtggtggaACAGAGGTACTTCGACGTGGAGGTTTTGCCGGCCAACGACGACCATCCCTCGCATGACGTGGCGGAGGGGCAGATGTTTGTTAAGGAGGTGTATGAGATTTTGAGGAAGAGTCCTCAGTGGAAGGAGATGGCAGTGTTGATTACATATGATGAGCATGGAGGGTTTTACGATCATGTGGCTACGCCGGTGGAGGGCGTGCCTAACCCTGATGGGATCATTGGACCTCCACCCTATTACTTTGGGTTTGATAGGTTGGGGGTGAGGGTGCCCACTTTTCTTATCTCACCTTGGATCGAGAAGGGTACTGGTATGTGATCGAAAATTTTGAGCTTTTTCAAGTTTTGTTGCTTCATTCAGATTTGAAATGATTTGGGTTTTGCTTgaaaaactgattttttttatagtgatttTCATGCAAACTTGAAAATTGCTTCTAAATCAGGTGTTTTAATGAACTTTCATGTCTGTAGTGTTCTTATCCAGAGGTTGTGGTGGTGAACAGACGGCAGATGTTTTTTCATCTGTTCTAGTGTGTTCAGGGAACAACTTATATTGAAGTTTTTGAGCTTTTGTGGTTGTATTGGATAATTTAGATGATTTGGGttttgtctgattttaaaaagctgttttttaaattatattttgaatactATTTCTAGAAGGAGTGTTTTAAAAATCCGAAAAACGGGACTAGGTAGATTGTTTTCGTCTTGTTTTCAGGGAACAAGTGTTAAGAAAATAGAGATATGATTGTGGGACAAAACTTTCAGATGTGGATCTGATTTATTCAAAACTAGATGAGATCTcagacatttttttaatatataaaagtttggAGAAGTATGGATGTGTTGAGACaaacaaattttagaaaacagtaaTCATACAAGGTCTTGCACTTTTAATCAGTTCTGTTTTGGTTTTATGGATTCAGTTTGTTGAATGTGCTTTGGCTTTGTTGGGTTGCTAGGGTATTTTGACTTGGTGCTGAGTGTGTTTTTGTTGTTGGACTTGGAATTTCAGTGCAGTTTTTTATTGAGTACATGCCCGTGTTGATGTCATTTTGGGTCTTGACATGGAGTTAATTGGCCAGTTGGTGGGTACTGATATTGGAGTTTTGAGACAGTTTTATAAATATACTCACTTTTGCACTTGATGGAGTTATGTGTGTGTACCGTTATCAGTATTAGTTGGAAAAAAGTTTTGTAATACTTCAAACTGATGTACTGAATTATGCTCCTGTGTACTTGTGTAGTTTTGGTGTAATCTTTGTGTATACTGTAGTTCTCACTTCTCAGAAAATCTATGCTCGTAGGCTTGTGAGTTGTAAGATAGTAGCTTATTGCTTGAGGCCAAATTTTGCAGTGATTCATGAAGCAGAGGGTCCAACTCCATATTCTCAGTATGAGCATTCATCTATTCCCGCCACAGTGAAGAAgcttttcaatttaaaatccAATTTCTTGACAAAGAGAGATGCATGGGCTGGTACCTTTGAAAAGTACTTTCACATTCGTGACACTCCTCGAAACGATTGTCCAGGTTTGCATCTACTTCTTCGATTGTTACATTACATCTGATTCCAGCATTCTTGATACTTTGTTCTGGTAGCAACCAATGCCCTTTGAACTACTATGTGCTTTGGTGAATTCATTTGTAGTCTCTTGCATCCAAATTAAGCAACTTCCTAACCAGAAATGATTGTGTGAAAATTTGATCTATCACCAAAAGCTAACTTCACAATTTGGTGTTCTTTTGAGAAACTTGAATAGTGTTGGAAATTTCGTATGTCTTTCATGGTAACTGCATTGAGAAAAAGCTAGTAAGTTGCCACTTTTGTCTGTATGTAAACCAGATTTGGAAGTATATTGAAACACCAACCATGTGCATCCAAAATAGAGCACACAGAGCGTTTTATCTGTCATTTCGCATTAAGAACTGTTTGAGGCAAGTGATATGCTTATTTCATGCATTAttgtttttaacattatttCCATTATGGCTATTTATACAGAAACTCTTCCGGATATCAAGACACTAAGGGATCATGGACCAAGAGAAGACTCAAGTCTTTCAGAATTCCAAGTGGAAATGATCCAGCTTGCATCACAGCTGAATGGTGATTATGTACTGAACTCTTACCCAAACATTGGTAAAACCATGACTGTGAAAGAAGCAAACAGGTACGCAGAAGATGCAGTGAAGAGGTTCTTGGAAGCTGCAAAAGCTGCTCTTAAAGCTGGGGCTAATGAATCATCAATTGTCACAATGAGGCCTTCCCTCACAAGCAGAGTTGCAGTGGGAGATAACAAAAAACATGTAGAATCATACTGATTCTTTCACACACCACTGTAAATATAGTATATATTTAGCATATTCAATATAATgtgtaagaaaaataatattcaaattattagAAGTATTTTCAGTTCAAGAGCGATTAACCAGATAATTGATAATTTTAGTTCATCACGAACAGTAAGTCAGTTATTGATCACCAGTTGATTGTTCTTAATTGAAAAGAAACTTACCTAGAATAATTGAGTTTcctgtaaatatttttaaatctgtaCCTCGTGTTTCATATAAGGAGGAATCCTAGCattaatactttttctttttttatattcttaatcTGTTACCAAAAATCTATTAGATGTtacaaatttaagtttttttttcgaTATTTCATGATTTCTGTTTTCActccaattttttaaaatgattaatttatcttttctattttataaaaattatgaattggAGGTTTAATTTCTCTTAGATTGTTCGAAAGATTTTCAAATTGAagaatctaaaataataattcaagtttcaataataaaatatgtaatctCTCAgattttataattcatattaaGAACTAAATAAACTTCAAAATGCACGATCTGTGAAAAATATCTCACTGaaccaaattttaattatataaagaattatattttagacACTTTATAATAGGTATTAactttcctttttgttttttttatttctttgtaaaagaatttgttttttttataagtttgtgtctaaaaatttagtttgatcctcaatgtttttatttttttattattttaataaattattttatgtaatgacatgtaattattaaattttgaatgttAATCCAAACGAAATgtcataatttataatgattctttatgattatttttaaagtttcaaattgaaaaatctaacataatttttaattgtaataaaagaaatacataaaggtttaaatagtaataaaaatataaattttctttaaaaatagtataattattGAATATCAATATCTCGATCCGAACAAAAATCGAAGATCGATATTCTCAGAATTAGGACAAATCTCAATATTCAATATCATAAAAGCTTTATGTAAATTGGAAAActtatgataattaaaaattataaccaaagaaatatatatatatatatatatatatatatatatatatatatatatatatatatatatatatatatatatatatatatatatatatatatatatatatatatatatatatatatatatatataacactaaagaaattcattttttttacaaatgatTACCGAAGAACAATATCCTCACAAGTAGGACAAGTTTTGATATTCAGCCTCATGAAAAGCTTTATAAGTCTTTAAcatatgatatatttaatatgattatttttgaagtttcaaattgaaaaatctaacataataaaaaattgtaagagAAGAAATGTCAGAACCCTTAAAAATCTTGTGTAAGTGGAAGTCAAGTGTGTTAGTGAAAATCAGAAAGTGAAGGATATGTGTGAGCAGCTGAGTGGCCGATCGATTTTGACGGTTATGTAAAACTTAAACTTTCAATTTTCGTGCCACTTTCTCTACATGcacccttcatcttcaaccttctgaacctttcattttctcctctttctctctacaatcttcttcttctctttacAAAATCTtacccttttcttcttccaatcttCAATCAGACCATGTCTAGGTCTCCCTGGTGCCAAAAGTTTCACtttgcaccgatcaagttgctggtttgagctggtaagttcattcCTCTCTCAGCACTGTTGTTTTTTGTCACATGCAAACCGAGTTTCTGGTTGTATGAGTTTGCCATCTCATTATGATCACACTTCTggtcttttgtttggtttagtttcataAATCGTGACCGTAGGAGTGTAAGATTTCTGGTGGTGAATTATCTTATACaaattgtgagcgttcggctaagcttaagaggtaagggaagcttatataatttgattatgattcttGTTGTGAATGGTTGTATGTtggtttgattatttgataaatatgaaGTATTGGTGCTAATGTATGTTGTTTATATGAGTGAATGATTTATAATTGAGGTAGACTGGGTTGAGATAGAGTTTGATTTTCAATCTGCAACTTTCTGCATAATCCTGTGTTTGACACCAAGAGTCATTATTGACCGTTTGGTTTTcctttgagcgttcggtctaaactGAATTCTTTTGTAGAGAATTTAGTTAATGATTGAtcgattttatattattatatatgtaaatgaTCGTTCGGTCTACATATAGTTTCTCCTTTGTACTTTTCAAATCAGCTTAgttaagatattaaaaaatacctaaattcttaaattcttaaatattatatttatcttttgttgAAAATAAGTCATATGTAATTGAAATTAGAATATATTCCTTCATTGTATAATCTGAGTAGTGCTTGGTCATAAACCTAGCTCTTGGTCACAaaccaagcgctcggtctcagtagtATTAGGATTTGAAATAAGTGCTCGATTATACAATATATTCCTTAATATATCTGCTTTGAGTATTAAGAGTGTTCGGCCCTAGTTTGTAGTGTTCGGTTTAAACTCTTAGGTCTCTGATAAAAACTTTCCTTATCATTCAGTCAGGTTTAAGTAGATGTATTCTATAGTATTCCACCTATTTCTTGGGTTGTGTCTAGTAAAGATCTTTGGGTCAAAGTTGTTGTGTATCCCGTagtcttttcttcttcttattattattataagtgttAGGCTTATGACGAGTCTTGTCTTTCCTGGACCGTTCAGTCCTATTTGGTGGATAAGTgaaagaccgctcggtcttacactaagtgttTGGTTAGATTAGTTTAAGAAGTATTTCTCTTGTTCGGTCTTGCTTCTAAGATGGAATATTGTTTCCTTAATTCAATTTGAATGTATTGATAATGAAGTATGATGACTTTAAAGTATGATATGATTTGAATGATATGGATATGAAAGGATATTctagggaggaatatctcaggatTTGTTTtggattggtaaagtatgaatgtggtcatGCTAAggtggcgtttatcctgatattctatgattactcattctcaagtagagaggagtaaatcATGTctgagaatgacaggaggtcctagtccataaggttaagaTGGGCGAtataagaacggactaacctcgggtggcagctgttgaggacatcccagctactacatcacccgggtgcaaaacGTCGTacctacacagaattcatacagttcggtcagtcagagtcaagtggtcgTTCATTGCATGCATTAATGTATGATTGGTGGATTGATTTAATTATGGAATTATATCAGTTTGATGTGAATTATATGtgtattgaattaattaaattacataagcttaccctatttcttgtcttgtctgttttgtccttcttgttgttgttttctgttgcaatgatcatcctgtggatgtgagcagaaggagaggAGTTGCTGGAAGAGGCTCTTGAAAAAGTGGAGGTTAAGGCCGAACCATAGAACCGTTCGGTAGTTATAGTTACTTCGTTTTGTATATCCGTTCGGTTTAAGATGGTTTTGTTGGAACCGTTCGATCAAGTATTTAGctttataaagtttaatttctgtggtattttgtaaggtcgttcaaCCATAAGTGTACCCTTCCTTTTTGAACTGAActgtaatattgttaatatgtgAGTATTCTATGATatggttttatactgtatttttgggatgttacatttaatGATATCATAACAGCTTTGTTCCTTAGAAATAATGTAGGTTATGCGTATACTATGCTTTTTCTGTGTACTCAATGTTCGATTAATTAGTGTATCTAACTTTTTGGATTAAACTGATGGTTCTTTTTCTCTGTTAATCAGAGAAGATGGCTCATAGACCTCCTCCTCCTATATCTGTCGATCGGAATCCATCTGACAACACCAGGTTGTTGGAATCAGTGATAGAGGCTTTACAGCAACAGAACGCTGCCTTAGTCCAACAGAATACAGTGGTGTTACAAAATTTGGAGGCTACTAGAGCAAATTCAGAGGCAACCCAAAGGCAATTCATGGGAGCTAGTGTATTCTACACGTCCAAATAAATATCAACCTACTAAGTCGACATATACCAAACTGACACATGTTCGACCAAGTCGAGATTATGCTAACAAAACTACTAGTT
Protein-coding sequences here:
- the LOC108343479 gene encoding non-specific phospholipase C1: MALRRVSLSLFLLFLLISVSFGKKHKFSGPIKTVVVIVMENRSFDHVLGWLKPSRPDIDGLTGTESNPLSVEDAASPSVTVSDDALFIDVDPGHSFQAIREQIFGSNDTTANPAPMNGFAQQAEFILPGMAKTVMSGFKPETLPVYTKLATDFAVFDKWFASVPASTQPNRFYIHSATSHGAMSNVKKNLVLGFPQKTIFDSLNENGLTFGIYYQNIPATLFFKSLRKIKNAVKFHDYALKFKKHAQKGNLPNYVVVEQRYFDVEVLPANDDHPSHDVAEGQMFVKEVYEILRKSPQWKEMAVLITYDEHGGFYDHVATPVEGVPNPDGIIGPPPYYFGFDRLGVRVPTFLISPWIEKGTVIHEAEGPTPYSQYEHSSIPATVKKLFNLKSNFLTKRDAWAGTFEKYFHIRDTPRNDCPETLPDIKTLRDHGPREDSSLSEFQVEMIQLASQLNGDYVLNSYPNIGKTMTVKEANRYAEDAVKRFLEAAKAALKAGANESSIVTMRPSLTSRVAVGDNKKHVESY